The sequence GAGAGAGGCAGAGAGAGAGAGgaagggagggagggagagagagagagagagatcaaCTCTCCTCCATAAATTAATTTTATCACTTCTTAGACCTCTAATATTCATAGCTATATCTCTCTCTaaatgaagcagcatgaaattTCCCTCCAAGTTATGAACTCATATTTTGAAACTTCTTTTCAAATGTATCTCCACACCTTTGTAATTTTTTCTTTGATTGTTGTTTCTTGTTTTATCTTCGGAATCATACTAAATTTCTCGAATAGAGACGTTCCCTTTTATTATCGAATCAGCCACTTTGTCACCGAGAAGGAGGCGAAAGAAAGAGTTGATCTGCCTGAAACCATGCATATCGACCCAAATGGTACTCAAAAGAACACGATTTTAACGTTTGATCAAAACCCGAGTCATATTCAAGTAATGCATAACATGAGTGATGTTGAATTGGCCTCAAGGGCTCTCAGCGCTGATCATGAAAATGATCAAACTGTGATCGTCCCGAAAATTGCATTCATGTTCCTAGCAAGAGGAGATCTGCCTTTAGCTCCATTGTGGGACTTGTTCTTTAAAGGCCATGAAGGGCTTTACTCCATATATGTGCATACTCAACCAACTTTTAATGGAACCTTTCCAGCAAACTCGGTGTTTTATGGTCGCAGAATCCCAAGCAAGGCAAGTACATTTTTTCTCGAGTAGTGCTACATTCACAAAATTTGTAattgttagaataatataagatcctggaaaTGGTCATTCTCTAATACCTTGAGgtgacatggtatcagagctcacccatagatgggctttcgagtgaggaggagtgttagaataatataagatcccgGAAAGGGCCATTCTCTAACAGTAATGAGTTATCTTGATTTAATATTGCAGAAGGTAGAATGGGGAAAATTCAGCATGATAGAAGCTGAAAAACGCCTACTAGCCAACGCCTTACTCGACGTCTCAAACCAGAGATTTGTCCTCCTCTCTGAATCATGCATTCCACTCTTCAACTTCTCGACAGTATATTCTTACCTCATCAATTCCAAGAAAATCTTTGTTGAAGCTTATGATTCGCCAGGCGCGGTTGGTAGAGGACGATACAATTACAGAATGAAGCCAGAGATAACGCTTGAACAGTGGAGAAAAGGATCTCAATGGTTTCAAATAGACCGTGAAATTGCATTGGAAATAATCTCCGATCGCAAGTACATTGCTCTGTTCAGGAAGTTCAGGAAGCCTGCATGTTACTCAGATGAACATTATATTCCAACTCTAGTTAGCATCAAGTTCTGGGAGAGGAATTCTAATAGGACTCTGACATGGGTCGATTGGGCCACGGGGCTCCCTGCACATCCAACTAGATTCGCGAGAACGCTAGTGACAGTTGAGATGTTGAAGGGGATGAGGGATGGCAAGAAATGTACTTATAATGGTAAGGACACTAATATCTGTTACTTGTTTGCAAGGAAGTTTCTCCCTAATGCACTGGATAGGTTACTTAAAATGGCGCCGAAGATCATGAGGTTTTAACTCCCCATGTGAAGTTTTTCATGTAGATTCATCACTTAGTAAGTTTTTCATTTACATCCATCTGTTAGTAAATTTAACACAATTGGTTGATGTATCTGCTTTTCTTGACCTTTGATTGGAAGGTTAGCTAAAATTTGCGGTTACTACATGATGCAGGGAACTCATTTCAAGGTTTTGACTAGAATCAGAGTGAATAGAGATGCTATGATCAGACATGAATCCTAACTATGTCCAAGAACAAAGACGAAATTAGGATGTTCTTTTACTGAATTAAGGAACCGGAGAGCTAGTTGGTACCGAGCAACAAGGTAGGCACTAGAGAACTTCAATGGAATCCACTATGAACATGCCTTTGCTGCTATACATGATAGAAAGTACTATTATGTGGATCATGTCTCTGAATTCTGCAAAAAGGATGAGTTTTTCGCATCTTATAGCTTCTCTCTTGAAGCATCGAAAGCAGAGTAGTACTGGAAAGTACATTCATCAAATTAGTACTCCAATTGTCACTAGATTGTCCTGAAAAACTATGAGGAAGTCTTAAAAGAATGAGGTGAAAGAAAGATTGGAAAGCGATTTTGTAGATGATCAAGAGAAAGGACACGAGAATGAAGATCGTGTACTAAGAACATGTGAGACACACAATGACAGAGCCAGAAGATCCTGCAGTGACACAAACTGAACAGACAGTCAAAGCAATTAGAAGATAATTTAAAGGGAGAGGTGGATTTGAAGCTCTCTTCATGCCAACACTATCTTCATCTCCATACAGAACCACCTAGCAGCACTCCACGCGATTAAAACCAGTGAGCTTCTCAGTAATGCTTCTGTCATTCTTTTCTCCTTTACGAGTTCCATATGTAATACTCAAACAGGCTGAGACCTTATGTAGGAATTGTGGCTAATGATACAAAGATTGTCACAAAAAATGACTCAAAATTAGCTAACAGTACTTGTTTTGCTTGTCAGTGCAGTCTTTGACTTTGTAAAGCTGTAGAATATGTTAAGTACATCTTTACAAAAACATGAAGGATTTGACAATGTAACCTGTTGCTTTGCTATAACTAGAAGATTACTATTTGACTTCACTTTATATTTTGTTAAGAAAACGAATACGCACTCCATGAATGATCTGTAACTTGATTATCAATCCAAATTCAGATCATATTATAATCGCGTGGATTGAGAAAGTCCAGTTTTGATTGGTTAGTCTACACTCCACTTCATGCAGAAAGCAGAATCCGATTACTTCTTAAATGTTGCTGCAAATGAACGCCCGTGGCATCATAATCAAAGCAGTTCATAATCTGTAGTTGAAGTTATTGACATTTTTAAGCCCCTCTTACAAAAGCTTATTTGAGAGCATCTATAAACCTCGACCTCAGCAGAGCTCTGCAGTCTTTAACACTCCAAGAAACGGGGCCTTTTACGACGTGAAACAGGTGATAATACCGACTGGACTTGACAGTCAGTCGTAATTCCCAGCCAAGGCACGTCAAGCGCATATTTGTCTTAGATGGGCGAGGAAAAACAACAATCAGCATCTACTGCAAATTCTGTTAATGGAAGTTTGCAGTTGAGGCATGTCTTGACTTTCCTTTTCGTCGTTGTAGGATCCTGTATTGCAATAGCCAGTTTAAGCTTAACAAGCTTCTCATTTATATTAAGATCTCAGATGTTATCTCGTTTCTCGTTGCAACCATCAGCTTTATTTCTTCCTCAACCACCACTCCCTTCATTGCCTGTACCATTAGTGAACATCCCACGAGCTTATTACAGTGATTATTCGGTATCAGATAAAGAAAATGTGACACACAACATGGATGATGATGAATTGTTCCTGAGGGCTTTGACGgttcctcaaaatcaagaatatGCGGATGATTATACTCCTAAAGTTTCTTTCATGTTTTTGATAAAGGGGCCTTTGCCATTGGCTCCTCTCTGGGAGAAATTTTTTGAAGGCCATGAAGGGTTTTATTCGATTTACGTTCATTCGGATCCATCGTATAATGAATCATTATCAGAAGATGAATCTGTGTTCCGAGGAAGAAGAATTCCCAGCAAGGTCAGGTTTCTCATCAAATTTTCCTACATGTTTCATAATTCAGTGTTTCATGCTTTAGTACTACTTACTCATAGTCGGATTAAGGTGGCCTTCGTCagacaccttaaggttttagactGACCGGTTATACTTAACACAACTAGCTAGACATACGATATGTAATAATCGTTAATGAGTTTATCTGGATTTTACATTGCAGAAGGTAGAATGGGGACAATTCAACATGATAGAAGCCGAAAAACGTCTACTAGGCAACGCATTACTCGACGCCTCAAACCAACGATTCGTCCTCCTCTCCGAATCATGCATTCCACTTTTCAACTTCTCAACAGTTTATTCATACCTCATCAACTCCACACAAACTTTTGTCGAATCCTATGATCTACCAGGCTCGGTTGGCCAAGGACGATACAATCCCCTAATGCAACCAGAAATAACGTTGCAACAGTGGAGAAAAGGATCACAGTGGTTTCAAATGGACCGCGAACTCGCACTGGAAATAATCTCTGACAATAAATATATGCCTTTGTTCAAGAAGTTCTGCGAGCCGCCATGTTACTCAGATGAACATTACATTCCGACTGTCACGAGCATGAAATTTTCTGTCAGGAATACGAATCGGACTTTGACTTGGGTTGAGTGGGCTAAGGTGAGCGCACATCCGACTAGATTCGGGAAAATGCATGTCACagatgagttgttgaatggaatAAGGAGCGGTGGGAACTGCACATACAATGGTAAAGAAACTAATGTTTGCTGGTTGTTTGCAAGGAAATTTCGCCCTGATACATTACATCGGTTACTTAAAATGGCATCAGAGATTATGAAGTTTTAAGTAGACATGTGAAGTTTTTTCATATAGATTCATCAATTAGTAAATTTTTATATGTGATAATActtgagaattctttgatgttaTGAACATCTATGAACCCTAGGGTAGTTCTTGACCTTTCATATATTTTAGCCATAACATTTTCTTTTACAACAATACAGTTGAACCTTGATAAATGAATACACCAGGAATGAAAATATTTTATTCATTAATCAAAATACATTATCTCAAATATGTTGTGACCGGAAAAAAATATTCATTTGTCgagattattcatttatcgaATATTTATTTATCGAGATTTTACTGTGCTAGCTagatttaaattttttaaaagagatacttccaaattcaataaatttagctaagtttaaaataattattcataatGGACCTGGAacttttttaaatttttttataaattgaCTATTTTCAAAACAATATATTAAAATCTAAATCGGCAAAAGTATTATTTTACCCCATTATCCAAAATTTGAATCTtaaatactccctctgtccctaattacatttatattttaattttctAGGACTCAAACTGATCAATTTTTGACTCAGTATTAAAAATTAtcgattaattatttttaaaatctgaaagtTACATTTGAAAATAGATAAAATACTTTTTAATGATATATTCTTATATTATATTTTCAATTAGATAGTACGTGTAAATTAGTCAAAATTTGGTATAATTGACTAGTCAAAAGTTAAAAATGTACATAAAATACTTTTTAATGATATATTCTTATATTATATTTTCAATTAGATAGTACGTATCAAAAGTTAAAATGGACTTATATTTAGGCACTTGGGAGTAATCATTAGCTTAactatattatttttttatcaaaaatgaaATATGCAGTTTATAAATATCCAAAGGTAGAGGGAGAGATGCATCAACTCCCCTCCATTAATTTTTATCATCACTTCTTAAACCTCTAATATTTCCCACCAACATCTCTTTCTAAATGAAGCACAATGATAATCCCCTTAAACTCCATTCACAAATGAATCTTCACAGCTTCATTATTCATTTTTTTGTCTTCTGTTCTGGTTTTATTATCGGAATCACCCTAAATTTAAGTTTCTCGAATACTGACGTTCCCTTTCATTCCCATTTCACTCAATTTTCCTCAGCCATTTCATCTCCTCCAAGCTCAACATCTCGTAATGTTGCCGATGATACGAAAATCGTCACCGAAAATGAGTCGAAAGAAAGCACTCAGTTGCCTGAAACAATGCATATCGAATCAAATGGTACGCAAAATGATGACTCGAGAGAAAGCAGTGAAATGCCTGAAACTGTGAATATCGAACAGAAAGGTTCGCAAGACAATGGCTCGACAGAAAGCATTGAAATGCCTGAAACCGTGATTATCGAACAGAAAGATACGCAAAACAATGACTTGAGAGAAAGCAGTGAAATGCCTGCAACTGTGATTACTCAAAATAATGACTCGAAAGAAAGCAGTGCATTGCCTGGAACCATGCCTATTGAACAAAATGATACGCAAAACAACACAAGTTTAGACTATGATCGGTACCCGAATCGTATCCAAGAAATGCATCATTTGAGTGATTACGCGTTAATCTCAAGGGCTCTTAGCGTTGATCATGAAACTGATCAAAACGAGATTGTCCCGAAAGTTGCATTCATGTTTCTAACAAGAGGAAATCTGCATTTAGCTCCATTGTGGGACTTGTTCTTTAAAGGCCACGAAGGGCTTTACTCCGTATATGTGCATACTCAACCGACTTTTAATGGAACGTTTCCAGAAAATTCAGTGTTTCATGGCCGCAGAATCCCAAGCAAGGCAAGTACATTTTGTCGCGTTGTCTTAATTACTTTCGTTAAATTACAGGCTTGTTAATCTGATATTGATGTCCTattaattaataatctaattGCTTATTGAGATCTGCATTTGGTATTGAAAGCATAAACAAATGTGCTTATCAGATGTGTTTTTATATTGTTTTAGCAAAACAAGTAAAATTCTAGGTATATTAGTTACCATATCAACGTTTTTGTTATAGCTGGATTTGAATCATATAGTTAACACTCCTCTGCCAgcctgagctctgataccatgccatgttgagtaaccagcttATCTAAAACTGTGTTAGAGGAAGGACCCAATAGGGTCATATAGTTAACTTATGGTTTAGAATGCTCAATAAGACTTCAATAGATAGCTTTCTTTAACACTAACATATCAAGCTTTCTTGGATCAAAGCTAGCTATAGTAATTTTATGTATATCTTACGTTTCTAATAAACTATAATGTTTCTTAAGCCTT is a genomic window of Apium graveolens cultivar Ventura unplaced genomic scaffold, ASM990537v1 ctg8090, whole genome shotgun sequence containing:
- the LOC141704662 gene encoding glycosyltransferase BC10-like; translated protein: MNSYFETSFQMYLHTFVIFSLIVVSCFIFGIILNFSNRDVPFYYRISHFVTEKEAKERVDLPETMHIDPNGTQKNTILTFDQNPSHIQVMHNMSDVELASRALSADHENDQTVIVPKIAFMFLARGDLPLAPLWDLFFKGHEGLYSIYVHTQPTFNGTFPANSVFYGRRIPSKKVEWGKFSMIEAEKRLLANALLDVSNQRFVLLSESCIPLFNFSTVYSYLINSKKIFVEAYDSPGAVGRGRYNYRMKPEITLEQWRKGSQWFQIDREIALEIISDRKYIALFRKFRKPACYSDEHYIPTLVSIKFWERNSNRTLTWVDWATGLPAHPTRFARTLVTVEMLKGMRDGKKCTYNGKDTNICYLFARKFLPNALDRLLKMAPKIMRF
- the LOC141704655 gene encoding glycosyltransferase BC10-like translates to MGEEKQQSASTANSVNGSLQLRHVLTFLFVVVGSCIAIASLSLTSFSFILRSQMLSRFSLQPSALFLPQPPLPSLPVPLVNIPRAYYSDYSVSDKENVTHNMDDDELFLRALTVPQNQEYADDYTPKVSFMFLIKGPLPLAPLWEKFFEGHEGFYSIYVHSDPSYNESLSEDESVFRGRRIPSKKVEWGQFNMIEAEKRLLGNALLDASNQRFVLLSESCIPLFNFSTVYSYLINSTQTFVESYDLPGSVGQGRYNPLMQPEITLQQWRKGSQWFQMDRELALEIISDNKYMPLFKKFCEPPCYSDEHYIPTVTSMKFSVRNTNRTLTWVEWAKVSAHPTRFGKMHVTDELLNGIRSGGNCTYNGKETNVCWLFARKFRPDTLHRLLKMASEIMKF
- the LOC141704658 gene encoding glycosyltransferase BC10-like, translated to MKHNDNPLKLHSQMNLHSFIIHFFVFCSGFIIGITLNLSFSNTDVPFHSHFTQFSSAISSPPSSTSRNVADDTKIVTENESKESTQLPETMHIESNGTQNDDSRESSEMPETVNIEQKGSQDNGSTESIEMPETVIIEQKDTQNNDLRESSEMPATVITQNNDSKESSALPGTMPIEQNDTQNNTSLDYDRYPNRIQEMHHLSDYALISRALSVDHETDQNEIVPKVAFMFLTRGNLHLAPLWDLFFKGHEGLYSVYVHTQPTFNGTFPENSVFHGRRIPSKRVEWGKFNMIEAEKRLLASALLDTSNQRFVLLSESCIPLFNFTTIYSYLINSTETFVEAYDLPGPVGQGRYNPRMKPEITLEQWRKGSQWFQMDRELALEIISDQKYMALFKRFCKPACYSDEHYIPTFVNMKFWEKNSNRTLTWVDWTMGGPHPTRFGRMQVTVELLKGMRSGKKCLYNGEETNVCSLFARKFLPNAVDRLLKLAPKVMKF